The following coding sequences lie in one Silene latifolia isolate original U9 population chromosome 5, ASM4854445v1, whole genome shotgun sequence genomic window:
- the LOC141655623 gene encoding uncharacterized protein LOC141655623 gives MLSGIKLACLNGFGILFKALDYHSESLRNVLTARDLWVTHCGSQQQALDMLLTCTTKGKFSVGKAYNLLRPKFPTQACYKAVQDPFIQSRHKFTLMLALQRKLATVDQLCRRGISIANRCCLCKKNAESSRHLFFTCPYSQTVLSSLLSWMGLNLRDVQLRSLILWYHRSKPKHHWRNKWFKCGLAAETYYIWMERNYRLFEGKERQALCLFKDIKLCVHTLLLHKSSPTEHTAIIEALNV, from the exons ATGCTGTCTGGAATAAAGCTAGCCTGCTTAAATGGCTTTGGCATCTTGTTCAAGGCACTG GATTATCACTCTGAGAGCCTTAGAAATGTCCTCACTGCTAGGGATTTGTGGGTCACCCACTGTGGTAGTCAGCAACAAGCCCTTGATATGTTGCTCACTTGCACTACCAAAGGTAAATTCTCTGTTGGGAAAGCCTACAATCTCCTAAGGCCTAAATTCCCTACTCAAGCTTGTTATAAAGCAGTTCAGGACCCTTTCATTCAGTCCAGACACAAGTTTACTCTTATGTTAGCTCTCCAAAGGAAGCTTGCTACTGTGGATCAGCTTTGCAGGAGAGGGATTAGCATTGCTAATAGATGTTGCCTGTGTAAGAAGAATGCTGAATCCAGTCGACATTTATTCTTTACTTGTCCTTATTCCCAGACCGTCCTTTCTTCACTTCTCTCCTGGATGGGGCTCAATCTTAGGGATGTGCAGCTTAGAAGCCTTATTCTTTGGTACCACCGGAGTAAACCTAAGCATCACTGGAGGAACAAGTGGTTCAAGTGTGGTCTTGCTGCAGAAACTTATTACATCTGGATGGAAAGAAATTATCGTCTTTTTGAAGGCAAGGAAAGGCAAGCACTCTGTCTCTTCAAGGATATTAAGCTTTGTGTCCATACTCTCCTTTTGCACAAATCCTCTCCTACTGAACATACTGCAATTATAGAGGCCTTGAATGTATAG